In Corynebacterium afermentans subsp. afermentans, a genomic segment contains:
- a CDS encoding CPBP family intramembrane glutamic endopeptidase — protein MTRQWLFLAPCALGALGLFLARRAGDGTAGFYWATAFTAVVYAAAWWLWGNRQAFMGPKKLIDVLRGALIGAALALVFVLGALVVQHIPFLAGPAAELLDTPDKGGYALTLLVLVVNGLGEELVFRDVVPHQLRGMGQSVVQAGVWSTLVYCLVTCVMGVPLLVFAAGVLGAVAYFEAAKTGRLYSPVAVHLTWSIGMLLILPQFF, from the coding sequence TTGACCAGGCAATGGCTCTTCTTAGCTCCGTGCGCCCTCGGCGCACTCGGACTCTTTCTCGCGCGCCGCGCCGGCGACGGCACCGCGGGCTTCTACTGGGCCACCGCCTTTACCGCCGTGGTGTACGCGGCCGCGTGGTGGCTCTGGGGCAACCGCCAGGCGTTTATGGGGCCCAAAAAGCTTATCGACGTCCTCCGGGGCGCCCTCATCGGTGCCGCTCTGGCGCTCGTGTTCGTCCTCGGCGCCCTGGTGGTACAGCACATCCCCTTCCTCGCTGGCCCCGCGGCGGAGCTGCTGGACACGCCCGACAAGGGCGGATACGCCCTGACGCTGCTGGTGCTGGTGGTCAACGGCCTCGGCGAGGAGCTGGTGTTCCGCGACGTTGTACCGCATCAGCTGCGGGGCATGGGCCAGTCGGTGGTGCAGGCCGGCGTGTGGTCCACGCTGGTCTACTGCCTGGTCACGTGCGTGATGGGCGTGCCGCTGCTGGTGTTCGCCGCCGGCGTGCTTGGGGCGGTGGCCTACTTCGAAGCGGCGAAAACTGGCCGGCTCTACTCCCCGGTCGCCGTGCACCTGACCTGGAGCATCGGGATGCTGCTCATCCTGCCCCAGTTCTTCTAG
- a CDS encoding DoxX family protein, with protein sequence MTKFQKFLIPLFAGAGVLHFAKTEPFDGIVPDALPGSARTYTYVSGVAELAAAALLSNPKTRAAGGKFAAALLAAVWPANFNMAWQWRNEPWQKQIISIGRLPLQIPLIKAALGAAK encoded by the coding sequence GTGACCAAGTTTCAGAAGTTCCTCATTCCCCTATTCGCTGGCGCGGGCGTGCTCCACTTTGCAAAGACTGAGCCTTTCGACGGCATCGTGCCCGACGCCCTTCCCGGCTCCGCACGCACCTACACCTACGTCTCCGGCGTGGCCGAGCTCGCCGCCGCTGCCCTGCTGTCAAACCCGAAAACGCGGGCTGCCGGCGGGAAGTTCGCCGCTGCGCTGCTCGCCGCGGTGTGGCCCGCCAACTTCAACATGGCGTGGCAGTGGCGCAACGAGCCGTGGCAGAAGCAGATCATTTCCATCGGACGCCTGCCGCTGCAGATCCCGCTGATCAAGGCGGCGCTCGGCGCAGCGAAATAA